In one Gopherus evgoodei ecotype Sinaloan lineage chromosome 1, rGopEvg1_v1.p, whole genome shotgun sequence genomic region, the following are encoded:
- the RPL18A gene encoding 60S ribosomal protein L18a produces MKASGTLREYKVVGRCLPTPKCPTPPLYRMRIFAPNHVVAKSRFWYFVSQLKKMKKSSGEIVYCGQVFEKSPLRVKNFGIWLRYDSRSGTHNMYREYRDLTTAGAVTQCYRDMGARHRARAHSIQIMKVEEIAASKCRRPAVKQFHDSKIKFPLPHRVLRRQHKPRFTTKRPNTFF; encoded by the exons ATGAAGGCGTCGGGCACT CTGAGGGAGTACAAAGTTGTTGGGCGATGCCTTCCTACTCCTAAATGTCCAACACCACCCCTCTATCGGATGCGTATCTTTGCTCCTAATCATGTTGTTGCCAAGTCCCGTTTCTGGTACTTTGTGTCTCAGCTGAAGAAGATGAAGAAGTCTTCTGGAGAAATTGTGTACTGTGGACAG GTATTTGAAAAGTCCCCTTTGCGGGTGAAAAACTTTGGTATCTGGCTACGCTATGATTCTCGTAGTGGAACCCACAACATGTACAGGGAATACAGGGACTTGACAACTGCTGGTGCTGTTACACAGTGCT ACCGTGATATGGGTGCCCGCCATCGTGCCCGTGCTCACTCTATTCAGATCATGAAGGTTGAGGAGATTGCTGCTAGCAAGTGCCGTAGACCTGCAGTCAAGCAATTCCAT GATTCAAAAATCAAGTTCCCTCTGCCGCACAGAGTTCTGCGTCGTCAGCACAAACCACGTTTCACCACCAAGAGACCAAATACATTCTTCTAA